TGCAGCTGGTACTCACCCCAGGCGATCCCTTTATCAAAAAGAGCAACGAAGAAATTGCCAACCATGTCCTCAAACAAGTCCAAGAGCTGTTCCCTTCGTCCCACGACTTGAATATGACTTGGTACAGTGTGGTCAAACTGGCCCAGTCTCTCTATCGGGAAGCCCCTGGCATGGAGCCTTACCGACCCCATCAAAAAACCCCCATTCCTAACTTTTTCCTGGCGGGGAGCTACACCAATCAAGACTATATCGATAGTATGGAAGGGGCTACAATTTCCGGCCACCAGGCTGCCCAAGCCATCTTAGAAAGCGCGACTACGATTCAGCAACTGAGTGAGAAATATCCATGTCAGATTGGCTAGAACATAGTGAACAAGTTGAGGTCCCCGTCAGCATTGAGGCAGCATGGGATCTCTGGTCTAATTTAGAACTGATGCCCCAGTGGATGAATTGGATTGATTCCGTTGAGATCCTCAAAGACAAACCCGAGTTATCCCAGTGGACCCTTTCGGGGGGTGGCCTAACCTTTACCTGGTTGTCTCGCATCCTTAAAGAAATTCCCAATCAAATTATTCAATGGGAATCTGTGGATGGCCTACCCAATCGAGGGGCGATTCGCTTTTATGATCGCAAACAAGATACTAGCGTTGTGAAGCTAACGGTTGCCTATAAGATTCCTGGTGTCGTAGGACAATTCATGGACAACCTGTTTCTAGGAAATGTGGTGGAATCTAATCTAAGAAGTGATTTACAGCGTTTTCGAGAGTATGCCATTCAACATCACTCATAGATGGGCACGGTTGTTGAGAAACTGGGGCTAGTCGCTGCGGCAATCCTCATGCTTCCGGCTACCGCCGAGGCAGCAAATCTAGAGCACTTACAACAGTTAAAGCAGACTCACTCCTGTGAAAATTGCGATCTGAGTCATGCTGATTTACGGGTCTTAGATCTTGAAAAGACTGACCTCAGTTATGCAAATTTGAGTAGTGCGAATTTGAGTGGCATGAACTTGAATCATGCCAACCTTAGTGGGGCAAATTTAACGGCGGCAAATTTTACGGCGGCGAATCTAGCCAGGGCAAATCTTAAAGGAGCATTCAATCAAAGTCAATGTGATGATGTATTTGCAGATTTAGCTCAGTTGGGTGCATTTGCAGTTTGGAACCAATCCCGTCAATCTGATCATGCTTTTGCCTGTTCTATGACGGAACTGATCGATTTGGCACGCATCGCGGGCGTTTTACACACAGTGTCATCGGAATATAAGGATATTCCGATTAGCTTTCAATTCATGGCTGTTCAGTTCAGAACAATGGGTGTAGCGTTAGAACGCGAGCGAACAAGCTTTTATAAAGCGAATCTCCAAAATGCCAATTTAGAGGATGCTCGCGGGCGTATTTAGCGGATCGGGGATGCCTTAGTTTTCGGAATGGTCACCTCTGGGAATAAGGAGTCAAACCGTTCATTGACCCAGGCAATTCTCAAGATCAGTAAATGGTTGAAACCATCCTCACTCCAGCGCATGCCAACTCCCTTAAAGCGCTGCTGAATCAACCACTTGCATGCACTTTCAACCATTCCTGACCCGAGAGGAATCTGTTGCTGTTCAAAGTGCCGATAACGGATGTGGTTATGATGGCGTTGGAAATAAGCCTGCACCTGGAGCAACGTTGAAAAAGACTTTCCCGTTAACAGTTGTGAGTGAATCAATATCGTCAAGGACCGTAATACAAGTAGGTGTTGCCCGTGTCGCAATTGGTGTCGCCAGTGCCGGAACCAGGCTTGGGCTTGAGCAGAGCGGGCATCTCCAAACATCGCTTTAGTTGCTCGTGCCAGATGGCCTGCTGAATGAAAAAAGTCGAGGACTGCCACAGCACAATGAGAGAACAAGGTGCGATAGACTCGCCAGAAGCCTCGTCCCCCATCACTGAGCCAGATGACTTTTGGAGCAGATTCAAAGTCTTGTTTGTGAGCTTCGAGTTGAAGTAAAGGGATGAACTGGTCGATATCGCCCAATACTGCCACCAGTCTTCGACGCAGTAATTGGGGGACCTCCTTTTTAGCTCGGGTAACCCGTGTTCCCAGGCGAGCTAAGATGGCGACTTTGACTTCTCGCCACTGGATTTTTCCCTTGGGTGAGTTCGGGGTGGGGCGAAAGGGGACCATCACACCATCGGCGGCAATGGCCAAAGGTAGAGCAGATAACATCTCTGAAATCGCTTCACAAGGGGCCTGAGTCCCTGATGATTGAGCGTTGAGTTGAGCTTCTAATTCCTGCTGAGCTTTGTTACCCACGGATTGCACCCAGTTCCACAAACTGGATGGACTCACGGATAGACCACTCCACTGACCCAGCATCCAACTGGCCAGTTCATAGGGCATGAACAGACTCAACAAGCAGCCCAGACGCACCAGTTCTTCGCTGCTGTGCTGATAGGGGGCAATCCCAATGGCTTGATCCAGGGGAGTCAACAGACTGCCTGGACATCCTTTGGGACAACGGCCCACCCGTCGCTTTCAAGAGATAGTGCCTACCAGTGTCTGCATCTGACGAGATTCCCATCCCTTCGAATGTAAGCGGGTTCCGCAGGTAGTACATACAGGCCATACAAATACTGCTTTCGCGCGCCTTGAGAGTTCATCCTCCAGAAGACAGCGAGCTAGAAACAAGCCCATTTGCAGAACGATATAAACCATCTGACTCAGGCTGGTTGATACTTTGAGTGCTTCAGTTTGTTCTAGAAATTCGTCATGGGCTAGCACGGTTAGCAATTGCGATGGTAGGGTCATGATAGTTTTTTGGTTCGGGTACAGGATCTATTGTCCTTGACCCGTTTTTCTTTGAGCCATGCATCCCCGATCCTTTGCTTACGCCCGATGCTCGCTTACAAGGAGCAGATTTTCGGTTAGCCCAATTAGATCGAGCTAATCTGAGCAATGCCAACTTGAGCAATTCCCTCTTTTTTGCAACTTCACTGGGGAATATAAAGGTTGATCGTTTAAATAGTAATTATGTTGATATTGCTGTTGTTAGACAATATTTGCAAAACAGCCTCAATAAGATGATTCAGGTATGGCTAGCCCAAGCCAAGCGTGCGATTGAGCTGAATGCTCGCACTACGATTGGCATCATCATTCGGAGTCAGCAGGCTTTTCATCTTAATCATGAGCGGTTTGCGCTTGAATTAGATGAACTGCAGGTTGATGTTAGCCAACTTTCAGAAAAATATATATTTGAGCTATTTGCCCTTCAAGCTCCCGTATCAGATGCATTCCCTTCAGAGAAAAACCGAGCCGTATGGATTGTGGCACGTCCTCGTAAACCACAGTGGCAAAGCTATATCGGTTTAGTCTGGCTGGGCTTACAAGGTCCGACATTCAGCTTTAGTCAGGACCGGACAGCACAACCCTTCTCTCTATCTATAGTGTGTGGCTCTAACCAATTCGCTCAAGTCCCTTTGCCCCCTAGATTGAAAAACCAAGGCCTCAATCGTAGCGATGCCATGTGCCCACAAGGATACTCCCTAGTGAAATAATAATTTTGCATCCCCTGTACATCTCATAACGGATGTCACTTGACGATTCAAGGTGAATTTGAAATGCAAACTTTGCAAGCAAAACCCAAAACACGAGTCTATTACTTTGATGCTTTAAAAACGATCTCTATTTGTTTAGTTTGCATCTATCACTACAATGCCTTAAATCTTGACATCATTAATAACCCTGGCTTGGGAGTGTATATAAACTACTTGTTCTATGGCCTTTCCAGTATGGCAGTTCCATTGTTTTTTATGGTTAATGGAGCTTTGCTATTAAATAGACCTTATCAGTTAAAAAAGCATATTAGAAAGACTATTTATCTATACGTATTGTTGAATCTATGGAGCTTAATTTCTCTCACCCTCTTTATTCCCATTGAAGGAACGACCTATTCCATTAAGGAATTTCTGAGCTCATGGTTTCTTCTGAAAGTGCATGTGAGTAACCATCTATGGTTTCTGCAAGCCTTGGTGTCTGTCTATTTATTGTTTCCTGTGATTAAGGCTGTATATGACTTGGAAGACAATAAATTAACTTTGAAAATATTATGCTTTGTGGTTTTTATATTTTCATTTGGTAGCTTATTTCTCCATACTATATTGAATGTAGCTGAAACCGTCTTGGGTTTTAACTATATCAACTCCAACAGTTTTAATTTCTTCCCTGGCATCAACCCCTTTAATCAGTACTCCTATGCATATATCTATTTTATTTTGGGCGGTGTCCTGGCTGATCAGTTTTCACCCGATAAGATAGGGTCTGAAAGGACGATATCTCTAAGGCGAATTAGCTTATTCTCATTCTTGTTGGCCTGGATGTCTTTGTTCTTGTATGGGGTGATGACAACCGTTTCTAGCCAATCTTTTTACGATACTGTTTGGAATGGATACTATTCCATGATGACATTGGTCATGTCAGCCGCCTGCTTTTATTTTCTGTCTAGTTTGTCTTATGGCAATAAGATATTAAATTCTGTCTTTGTGGTGGTGGGGACCAGTACGTTTGGGATCTATCTGCTCCATCGATTTGTCGGTGCTGTATCTATTAAATATTTTCAAAATATTCCATTTTCTACTAACTTGGTGCCAAATCTGCTGTACAGCTTTTGCGTTGTAGCCGTCACATTATTAGCTGTTCAAGTCTTAAAAGCGATTCCTCTGTTCAGAAGAACGATCGATCTCTAGCATTAAGTTCACATAGGTATTGCCAGGCAGTCAGCTCTTTGGGACTGAAAGGGTCTGACTTATTGGATAAAAAAGACTTAACCCTGAGCATAGCGACATAGAACTTTGAGAGAAGACGAGATCTTGGTTGGAGACTTTAATATTTCTGGGATCTTAAAGGTCACAATCCCTTTCGCTCTAGCCTGAGAATTGTTGCACCCAGGTGAGTAGATGAACCCTAGTCCATGCTTAGATAAGCAGTGGGTTGATGATGTGCACTGCAATGGGATTGTAAAAACTTTTGGTGAAGTCCACTGCCTCTTCCAAGCCCCGACAGGGTTGGTCCCTAGACGATCGAGATCCAGCTGCGATCGCAGCTTTAATACCGCGCTGGCAGTGGTTTTACGATTATTATTTTCGGGTTCAAACTAGTGGCTGGCACCATGTGCCTGCAGAGAAAGCCCTATTCGTTGGCTCCCATAATGGCGGCTTTGCAGCGCCCGACCTACATATGTTTATGTATGACTGGTTTTGTCGTTTTGGGGCTGAACGACCGATTTATGGCCTGATGCATAAAGGCATGTGGCGGGTTAATCCCAGGGTGGCAGAATTTGCCACTCTGGGGGGAGCGATTCGTGCCTATCCGACGGTAGCGAGGACTGCCTTGCAGAGTGGAGCTAGCGTTGCGGTGTTTCCAGGGGGTGCCCAGGATGTGTTTCGGCCCCATCGACTGCGGGACCGGATTTATTTTTGCGATCGCAAAGGGTTTATCAAGTTAGCCTTACAAGAAGCCGTTCCCATTATTCCCTTCATTTCCTGGGGAGCCCATGACACCTTAGTGGTGTTAGCCGACTGTTATGACTTGATGAAACAGCTGCATGATCTTGGGCTGCCCTGGCTGTTAGAGACTGACCCGACTATTTTCCCCATTTATCTGGGTTTACCCTGGGGACTGAGCATCGGACCTTTGCCCAACTTTCCGTTACCCATGCAAATTCACACACGGATTTGTCCACCCATTCACTTTGAGCGATATGGCAGACAGGCAGCGAAGGATAAGGCCTATGTTCAAGACTGCTATGATCTGGTGGTTAGTACCATGCAAGATGCCTTGGATCAGCTCATCCTGAACGCCAGTGGGTTTGAATCTGGATGCCAGTAGATACTGAGTGCTGGTGATTCCTTCGCACCAAAGATATGTTTGGATTTTCGGTTGTTTGCGATCGCAACTCTGTCTCATCAGCATACCAACAGACGTTTTGTACTGATGGTAGCCAACCAACGATTCGTAGAAGTTTGATCACCCGACCTCGGGCAGATAAACACCAAGGGAATTACGCATTTCGATCACCCTGAGGGGAACGATAGCTAGCGCAGCCAATCCTGGCAATGGCTACTCCATAGGTTTTATGACTCAAACTTCCCGATTTCTTCCCGAATTTTGACTGCTTTTCTTCACCTAAATTAAATACAGTCAAAATAAAGCACTAAATATACAGTGTATAAATTCTTCCAAGACTAAACTTCTATCTCGCATCTAGAGCAAGATCTGCTGTTGCAGACAAAAATTTCCTTGTTCTTTGCATTGTATAGAGAACGATGTGTTGAAGATGTGTGTTTCACAAAATATACCGTCTGCCCTTTAGAACCGACATCAAAATATAGTAATGATTGAAAAAACTGTGACCATGCACTATTTCAACAATGCTATTGTGCATCCTTCAGCCACCATGACTGAAGACATATCAATTTACGATTTTCTCAACTTAGTGAATTGCTTCAGTGGTGTGGTCAAAGTCTTTTTGGGTGCAAATGTAACCGCTAACTATTTGAGGGAGACTAAGCCGGAGTTTGCCTATTTGGCTGACTTTGAAATTGATCGAAATGCACAGTTTCAATTTCGAGGAGATGGCAATCGAAAAATTACTGCTATTATCCATCTGGGCTTCAAACTCTGGTTTAATGCGTTTTTAAAACGAGTATCGGTTCTCATTCAGAATTTACCGGAACTCATCAAGTTGGAATGTAATAAGCAAGATAAATCGACGGTTTTATCACTGCTTCCGGCTGGATACTTATGTGAAGTCGGTGATCTGCAAGAAACCAATACGGCCTTATTCTGACTTTTTACTCATATTCAACCCATGATGCAGAGTTCACAATGCTCAAGGGGTTGGTTGGTTGAGTAAAGATTACTTTGGCAAATATCCTTCGACTAGGCAATCTTCACCGACAATATGCCAGCGCACCCGTTCTAGTTGAAGGGCTTCGGTCATTTTATTGAATCCCAAATCTCCCACAGGGGAAGGAGCATTTTGGCCCCCCACAATTTTGGGCGCAATAAAGGCCAAGACTTTCTGGACGGAACCATCTGCGATCGCACGGGCAGACAAAGTCCCTCCACATTCCCATAAGACTGACAGCAGCTCCTTCTGGCCTAGATAGCTCATCACCGTTTGTGGGGTGAGCTCATCTAAGTTCACGACTTCTACGCCCTGCTGTTCCAGATAGGCCTGTCCATCAGAATTAGGATGACCTTGGGTTAACACCATTGTAGGAGCGACGTCTGTTTCCCATAAATGTGCCGTTTGCGGCAAATCAAGGGTCCGGCTCAACACCACCCGCAGCGGATTATTGGGAGGCTGATGCGAATCGGTCTGGTGATGAGTTGTTAAATGGGGATTATCCCTGCGGACCGTATTGCCACCGACAATGACGGCATCACAGGTTGCCCGTAGTCGATGCACATGGGAGCGGGCGATTTCTTGGGTAATCCAAGTGCTATGGCCGGCTGTCGTGGCAATTTTGCCATCTAAGGTCATGGCATATTTAAGGATGCCAAACGGGCGCTGATATAAGACTCGATGAACAAAGGCCTCATTAACGCGTTGACAGTCAGACTCTTCCACCCCTGTGATCACCTGAATCCCTGCAGCCCGAAGTCGCTCAATCCCCTTGCCCGATACCCGTGGATCTGGATCGACCATCCCCACTACCACCGTGGCCACCCCCGCTTTCACCAGGGCTTCTGAACAGGGCGGGGTGCGACCAAAGTGATTACACGGTTCTAAACTGACATAGGCTGTAGCGCCTTTGGCTTTATCCCCTGCAGCTCTAAGGGCAAATACTTCGGCATGGGGTTCTCCAGCCTTGGGATGATAGCCTTCACCCACAATTTCTCCATCCCGCTCAATCACACATCCCACTAGGGGATTAGGACTCGTAAAACCAGCGGCCTGCTGAGCGAGCTGTAAACAGCGCTGCATCATTTGTTGGTGATGGGGATTACTGTTCACACCATTTGTTGAAGGAGTGGACTGGTCTGACAAAGGATGAATCTCCATTACGGCTATTCACTTATATAGGGCTACAAAAGGGCAGGCATATCCTTACTCTAGTTGAGCGTAACGTGGAATGGTGCTGAGGCGATATCAATCAAACCCCTTTCTCCGATAATCGCAATAGATTGCCCCGGACGGCCTAGCCATCCGTGAGTACACTAGAAAGCGTGAATCAGGACTAAACGACCTATGATTACCCCAATCCTTTCATTGCTCTGTGTCGGGGTATCCTATGGACTCCTCGGTTGGCACCTCTCGGCCTACCATATTGGCTGGGCGATGGGGTCTTGGTTCGTCGCGATTTCCCTCACCATCTTGCTGTTTTGGGGGGAAGAAGTGACCAAGCGGATGTTCCGTTTGGGACCTAGAGGAGTTGTCTCTATGCTGATTCTGAGTGGCATCATCACGATGGCAGTTGCAGCTTCCACTCTGTTTGGCATGATTGTGGTGCTGTTAGCTTCCCAAACCCTGGCACGGCTCGAATTACAATCGGCGGGTCTCAGTCGCCGGCTCACCCTTTTGCTGATGGTTGTTTTGTCTATTAGCACCCTCAGCGCTGGCTGGATAGCGGGTATTGATTACCCGAGTAGTAAATATTGGCTGACCTCTTTTCTGATGTCTGGGCAATAAAATCTACAACGATCATCTATTGCCAATAAAAAAGGGAAGCAATAAATTACTCCCCTTTACAACCTCAGGAATGGTTCCTGAGGTTGATTTATAACTAAGACCTGTTAACGGTTTATTAATAAATCAACGGCTTATTAAAATGGGTGTTGTTTACTTAAAACCAACCGCTGCTTGCCAAACGAAAGCAAGCGCCAAAAAGAAAAGTGGAATAGCAGGCATAACATCCACAATCGGGGCAAAAACGGAGAAGGCTTCAGGTAGTTTCGCCAACAGCAGAACTGCTTCCATGAATAAATGTTCCTTCCAACATAGCTTTTTGAATCAATAAATATCTTAACATGAAACCTGCTGCCAAAAAATCAATCCTTGACCTAGGGATGGAAGGGCATGTAAGGGATCTACCCGTATAGTCTCTATACTCGCCGTTCCCATGAGTCCCTGTAAATGACTCTCATTAGATGCTTGAGAAACGATTAATCTAGCTGCGTATCGGAAGAAGACAGCCATGTTCCAAAGACTTGCTGAAACTGATTATCAAGGATT
The Acaryochloris marina S15 genome window above contains:
- a CDS encoding lysophospholipid acyltransferase family protein translates to MVKSTASSKPRQGWSLDDRDPAAIAALIPRWQWFYDYYFRVQTSGWHHVPAEKALFVGSHNGGFAAPDLHMFMYDWFCRFGAERPIYGLMHKGMWRVNPRVAEFATLGGAIRAYPTVARTALQSGASVAVFPGGAQDVFRPHRLRDRIYFCDRKGFIKLALQEAVPIIPFISWGAHDTLVVLADCYDLMKQLHDLGLPWLLETDPTIFPIYLGLPWGLSIGPLPNFPLPMQIHTRICPPIHFERYGRQAAKDKAYVQDCYDLVVSTMQDALDQLILNASGFESGCQ
- the ribD gene encoding bifunctional diaminohydroxyphosphoribosylaminopyrimidine deaminase/5-amino-6-(5-phosphoribosylamino)uracil reductase RibD translates to MEIHPLSDQSTPSTNGVNSNPHHQQMMQRCLQLAQQAAGFTSPNPLVGCVIERDGEIVGEGYHPKAGEPHAEVFALRAAGDKAKGATAYVSLEPCNHFGRTPPCSEALVKAGVATVVVGMVDPDPRVSGKGIERLRAAGIQVITGVEESDCQRVNEAFVHRVLYQRPFGILKYAMTLDGKIATTAGHSTWITQEIARSHVHRLRATCDAVIVGGNTVRRDNPHLTTHHQTDSHQPPNNPLRVVLSRTLDLPQTAHLWETDVAPTMVLTQGHPNSDGQAYLEQQGVEVVNLDELTPQTVMSYLGQKELLSVLWECGGTLSARAIADGSVQKVLAFIAPKIVGGQNAPSPVGDLGFNKMTEALQLERVRWHIVGEDCLVEGYLPK
- a CDS encoding type IV pilin-like G/H family protein; the encoded protein is MLTPDARLQGADFRLAQLDRANLSNANLSNSLFFATSLGNIKVDRLNSNYVDIAVVRQYLQNSLNKMIQVWLAQAKRAIELNARTTIGIIIRSQQAFHLNHERFALELDELQVDVSQLSEKYIFELFALQAPVSDAFPSEKNRAVWIVARPRKPQWQSYIGLVWLGLQGPTFSFSQDRTAQPFSLSIVCGSNQFAQVPLPPRLKNQGLNRSDAMCPQGYSLVK
- a CDS encoding pentapeptide repeat-containing protein codes for the protein MGTVVEKLGLVAAAILMLPATAEAANLEHLQQLKQTHSCENCDLSHADLRVLDLEKTDLSYANLSSANLSGMNLNHANLSGANLTAANFTAANLARANLKGAFNQSQCDDVFADLAQLGAFAVWNQSRQSDHAFACSMTELIDLARIAGVLHTVSSEYKDIPISFQFMAVQFRTMGVALERERTSFYKANLQNANLEDARGRI
- a CDS encoding SRPBCC family protein; protein product: MSDWLEHSEQVEVPVSIEAAWDLWSNLELMPQWMNWIDSVEILKDKPELSQWTLSGGGLTFTWLSRILKEIPNQIIQWESVDGLPNRGAIRFYDRKQDTSVVKLTVAYKIPGVVGQFMDNLFLGNVVESNLRSDLQRFREYAIQHHS
- a CDS encoding acyltransferase; this translates as MQTLQAKPKTRVYYFDALKTISICLVCIYHYNALNLDIINNPGLGVYINYLFYGLSSMAVPLFFMVNGALLLNRPYQLKKHIRKTIYLYVLLNLWSLISLTLFIPIEGTTYSIKEFLSSWFLLKVHVSNHLWFLQALVSVYLLFPVIKAVYDLEDNKLTLKILCFVVFIFSFGSLFLHTILNVAETVLGFNYINSNSFNFFPGINPFNQYSYAYIYFILGGVLADQFSPDKIGSERTISLRRISLFSFLLAWMSLFLYGVMTTVSSQSFYDTVWNGYYSMMTLVMSAACFYFLSSLSYGNKILNSVFVVVGTSTFGIYLLHRFVGAVSIKYFQNIPFSTNLVPNLLYSFCVVAVTLLAVQVLKAIPLFRRTIDL
- a CDS encoding photosystem II reaction center protein K, giving the protein MEAVLLLAKLPEAFSVFAPIVDVMPAIPLFFLALAFVWQAAVGFK